In a genomic window of Paracoccaceae bacterium:
- a CDS encoding MarR family transcriptional regulator, with protein MADGRSTTAHSGENLLFLTDEQLRQGIEAMFFAYRGFTADPDRILSEMAYGRAHHRAVHFINRAPGTTVNNLLNILGVTKQSLNRVLRTLIEDGLVESKVGKLDKRERHLFLTEEGEALEQKLSDAQRARMRMAFRDAGPEAVAGFRQVLEAMMDREMRFAYTRLKDGSI; from the coding sequence ATGGCAGACGGGCGCAGCACGACGGCCCATAGTGGTGAAAACCTTTTGTTTCTGACCGATGAGCAATTGCGGCAGGGTATTGAGGCGATGTTTTTTGCCTATCGCGGGTTTACGGCTGATCCGGACCGTATTTTGTCCGAAATGGCTTACGGAAGGGCGCATCACCGTGCTGTACATTTTATCAACCGTGCGCCGGGAACGACCGTCAATAACCTGCTCAACATCCTGGGTGTAACGAAACAATCTCTCAACCGTGTCTTGCGCACCCTGATCGAGGATGGTCTGGTAGAGAGCAAGGTTGGCAAGCTCGACAAACGCGAGCGCCATTTGTTTTTGACCGAGGAAGGCGAGGCGTTGGAACAGAAACTATCAGATGCTCAGCGTGCCAGAATGCGCATGGCTTTTCGTGACGCGGGACCCGAAGCCGTCGCTGGGTTCCGGCAAGTGCTTGAAGCCATGATGGATCGCGAAATGCGGTTTGCCTATACACGGCTGAAGGATGGCAGCATATGA
- a CDS encoding response regulator — protein MSDMDAHLLIVDDDERIRTLLQKFLMRNGFLVTAARDADHARRILSGLDFDLIVLDVMMPGEDGLSLTKSLRETRSTPILLLTAKGETGNRIEGLEAGADDYLAKPFEPKELLLRINAILRRMPETTDDHTTPKVLTLGTIRYDMERGEMWQGEDLVRLTGTEILLMKIFSASCNEPISRAKLVEELGRDRGQAQERAVDVQITRLRRKIEDDPKQPRYLQTVRGAGYMLAPE, from the coding sequence ATGAGCGATATGGATGCGCACCTGCTGATTGTTGATGACGATGAACGCATTCGCACGCTGTTGCAGAAGTTTCTGATGCGAAACGGGTTTCTGGTCACCGCGGCGCGGGACGCAGATCATGCGCGCCGTATTTTGTCCGGTCTGGATTTCGACCTGATTGTGCTGGACGTCATGATGCCCGGCGAGGATGGACTGTCGCTCACCAAATCCCTGCGTGAAACGCGCAGCACGCCAATCTTGTTGCTCACGGCCAAAGGCGAAACCGGCAATCGCATCGAAGGTTTGGAAGCGGGTGCGGATGACTATCTGGCCAAACCCTTTGAACCCAAGGAATTGCTTTTACGCATCAACGCCATACTGCGCCGTATGCCCGAAACCACCGACGACCACACTACTCCCAAGGTGCTCACGCTCGGGACCATAAGATATGACATGGAGCGCGGTGAAATGTGGCAGGGCGAAGATCTTGTGCGCCTGACAGGAACGGAAATCCTGTTGATGAAGATATTTTCCGCAAGTTGCAATGAACCGATCAGCCGCGCCAAGCTTGTGGAAGAATTGGGGCGAGATCGTGGTCAGGCGCAGGAACGTGCCGTTGATGTACAAATCACGCGGTTGCGGCGCAAGATCGAAGATGATCCCAAGCAGCCACGTTATCTGCAAACGGTGCGCGGCGCTGGATATATGCTGGCACCCGAATAG
- a CDS encoding polyprenyl synthetase family protein: MFADRLNASAQTIQQHFDTVLGALDDLPVVQAMAHATHGGKRLRGFLVMESARLHGIDPLHSIWPAAAIEALHAYSLVHDDLPCMDDDDLRRGQPTVHKKWDDATAVLAGDALQTLAFEMVSRPEASPHAEVRANLALRLARASGAQGMVLGQALDIAAETAKTPLSLEQITALQRGKTGALIEWSATAGACMAKADTSALQAYARALGLAFQIADDVLDVTGDSATVGKAVGKDAGAGKATFVSLLGLEAARKRAAELVEEACDSLAGYAEDGETLKDAARFVVTRAH, encoded by the coding sequence ATGTTTGCCGACCGTCTGAACGCGTCCGCTCAGACCATCCAACAGCATTTTGATACGGTCCTCGGAGCACTTGACGACCTGCCCGTGGTACAGGCGATGGCGCATGCGACCCATGGCGGCAAGCGTCTGCGCGGTTTTCTGGTGATGGAAAGCGCGCGTCTGCATGGGATTGATCCGTTGCACTCGATCTGGCCTGCCGCCGCGATAGAAGCCCTGCATGCCTATTCGCTGGTGCATGACGATTTGCCTTGTATGGATGATGACGACCTGCGCCGGGGACAACCCACAGTTCACAAAAAATGGGATGATGCCACTGCGGTTTTGGCGGGTGATGCTCTGCAAACGCTGGCCTTTGAGATGGTGAGCCGTCCGGAAGCCAGCCCTCATGCAGAGGTGCGCGCGAATCTTGCCCTGCGGCTGGCGCGCGCCAGTGGGGCGCAGGGCATGGTTTTAGGTCAGGCGCTCGATATCGCCGCCGAAACCGCAAAAACACCCCTGTCGCTGGAACAGATCACCGCTTTGCAACGCGGCAAAACCGGGGCGTTGATCGAATGGTCTGCCACTGCAGGAGCTTGCATGGCAAAAGCCGACACTAGCGCATTGCAAGCTTATGCGCGGGCATTGGGGCTCGCCTTTCAAATCGCGGATGATGTACTGGATGTGACCGGTGACAGCGCCACTGTCGGCAAAGCCGTAGGCAAGGACGCAGGCGCAGGCAAGGCGACCTTTGTTTCCCTTTTAGGCCTGGAGGCTGCGCGAAAACGCGCCGCTGAACTTGTGGAGGAAGCCTGCGACAGCCTGGCAGGTTACGCAGAGGACGGCGAGACCCTAAAAGATGCGGCACGCTTTGTTGTAACGCGCGCCCATTGA
- a CDS encoding branched-chain amino acid aminotransferase: protein MAGAYNDRDGMIWMNGQMTPWRDANVHILTHAMHYASSVFEGERAYNGKIFESRKHSERLKRSAEMIDFQIPYTVDEIEAAKVEVLAASGLQDAYVRAIAWRGAGEDMGVASARNPVQLAIAAWEWGAYYGDAKMKGARLDISKWKRPSPETIPSHAKAAGLYMICTMSKHAAEAKGCSDAMMFDYRGYVAEATGANIFFVKDGEVHTPDPDCFLNGITRQTVIGMLKDRQIKVHERHIMPEELEGFEQCWLTGTAAEVTPVGQIGDFNFEVGGITREIAQGYETLVRS from the coding sequence ATGGCAGGCGCATATAACGACCGCGACGGCATGATCTGGATGAATGGTCAGATGACCCCGTGGCGCGATGCCAATGTCCATATTCTGACCCATGCCATGCATTATGCGTCCTCGGTTTTTGAGGGTGAACGCGCCTACAACGGCAAGATTTTCGAAAGCCGGAAGCATTCCGAACGGCTCAAGCGCTCAGCTGAGATGATTGATTTCCAAATCCCCTATACTGTGGATGAAATCGAAGCCGCGAAGGTTGAAGTTTTGGCCGCGAGCGGTCTTCAGGATGCGTATGTGCGGGCCATTGCCTGGCGCGGTGCAGGCGAAGACATGGGCGTCGCATCAGCACGCAATCCTGTCCAACTGGCCATCGCTGCCTGGGAGTGGGGCGCCTATTATGGGGACGCTAAAATGAAGGGCGCGCGATTGGATATCTCCAAGTGGAAACGCCCCAGCCCTGAAACCATCCCAAGCCATGCCAAGGCGGCGGGTCTCTATATGATCTGCACCATGTCCAAACATGCCGCTGAGGCCAAAGGCTGTTCGGATGCCATGATGTTTGATTATCGTGGCTATGTGGCCGAGGCGACAGGCGCCAACATCTTTTTCGTCAAGGACGGTGAGGTGCACACGCCTGACCCGGATTGTTTCCTTAATGGGATCACTCGCCAGACAGTGATTGGCATGCTCAAGGACCGTCAAATCAAAGTGCACGAACGTCACATCATGCCAGAAGAGCTTGAAGGGTTTGAGCAATGCTGGTTGACAGGCACGGCGGCTGAAGTCACGCCGGTCGGCCAGATTGGCGATTTCAACTTCGAGGTTGGCGGCATTACCCGAGAAATTGCGCAGGGCTACGAAACCCTGGTGCGCAGCTGA
- a CDS encoding exodeoxyribonuclease VII small subunit, with product MTDSPVEEMSFEQAMAELEKVLGQLERGDVALDESIALYERGAALKARCETKLKEAEEKVAAITLDGDGNPTGAAPVKGF from the coding sequence ATGACCGACAGCCCCGTGGAAGAGATGAGTTTTGAACAGGCCATGGCGGAACTTGAAAAGGTGCTGGGGCAATTGGAACGCGGCGACGTGGCCCTGGATGAGAGTATTGCGCTTTATGAGCGCGGTGCGGCATTGAAGGCGCGCTGTGAAACCAAGCTGAAGGAAGCCGAGGAAAAAGTTGCCGCCATTACTTTGGATGGCGATGGCAATCCGACAGGTGCTGCGCCGGTCAAAGGGTTCTGA